In one Bos mutus isolate GX-2022 chromosome 19, NWIPB_WYAK_1.1, whole genome shotgun sequence genomic region, the following are encoded:
- the RPRML gene encoding reprimo-like protein, which yields MNSTFLNHSGLETAGGLGGGGGGAALGNRSHGLGTWLGCCPGGAPLSASDGVPAGLAPDERSLWVSRVAQIAVLCVLSLTVVFGVFFLGCNLLIKSESMINFLMQERRPSKDVGAAILGLY from the coding sequence ATGAACTCGACCTTCCTGAACCACAGCGGCCTGGAGACAGCGGGTGGCttgggcggcggcggcggcggggctgCGCTGGGGAACCGCAGCCACGGGCTGGGCACGTGGCTGGGCTGCTGCCCCGGGGGTGCGCCGCTGTCCGCCAGCGACGGGGTCCCCGCGGGGCTGGCACCGGACGAGCGCAGCCTGTGGGTGTCGCGCGTGGCGCAGATCGCCGTGCTCTGCGTGCTGTCGCTCACCGTGGTCTTCGGCGTCTTCTTCCTGGGCTGCAACCTGCTCATCAAGTCCGAAAGCATGATTAACTTTCTGATGCAGGAGCGCCGGCCTTCCAAGGACGTGGGCGCTGCCATCCTGGGGCTGTACTGA